Within the Bombyx mori chromosome 24, ASM3026992v2 genome, the region gaagcgaacccaatctagtggccgacggccgtaaacatttttgttgaatgtttcgagttgcttatctataactaatttttaTGTGTAATATCTATGCATTCCGGCTCGAGCAGCCAAACggagcggagctctctgttgttgTCGCTGTACACTTGACATGAcgtaataaatggaattcattggaaaagtgagtcttaattactgtcattATAAAAGGCAATGACAACAATGAATAGTCAGCGtcgtgacgtcatcattttaaaaacgccATGGAATCAGCCTCTCcgtcatatatattatatgtcggaatagtttagtttattctgtATATTTACTATGTCATTGTCAGTTGGTTGTCAAAATAAGTGTCAGAGGTAAGACGTTCCGCGGTTAAGACGGGAAATAAAACTAATTGTGAAACACTTGAGGAAGCTTTATTCTACTATGCCATCTCACATATATAGCTGAcacggcagacttcatagtgcgtcgatcaataaataaaataaaataaacttaaaacaaacaaaaggaaaccgtccgacgggggacacatcaaaagaaaaacaaaattgttatttttttatttaattccgagcattttcatttttatctaccttttaaaccttctctggacttccacaaataattcaagaccaaaattaattaaatcggtccagccgttctccagcaattctttttatatatatagatatgtatttcATACAGTTGATGTTTGCATTTAAAAGGCTTTGAGTATGATGTGGGAATAGCGGTGCCAATAAGTCTTATACACACATACAATTATTACGAAAGTACGAGATTCCGTtggtaaagtaattaaaaaataatgaataatcaaaaaaaactttatttaaaaaaaaaatacaatttcatcaaacttttttttttcatttccttctATTTAATCTTTGACGTTGGCTTCAATAATCCTGtggaaaaaatgaatttaaatatataaagcttttttttcttaaaaaatttaacattattttcttGTTCGTTGAGATCGGTGATTCCCAGCTTGTGtccaaacttttaatttttttcacgactaatgtttaaatttagatacttaaatactatatatactatatattaaaagagaatttaaaagaaattattgcatcaaaatattttttaaatggctGAGTAAGGTgagtaatgaatttttaaattttacttattctttttattgctgTGACAttcttaaataacaaaaaatgaaatGCGACACGAAAAAGGTTGAGAGCCACTGACATATACAAATCATAATTATAAAATCATTGACACTTGTGTCCTTCCTAACAATCTTCTTTTGTAAGTGAAAGGGGATTTTTTGATCATAACCactaagattaaaataaatttcctaatatttttttaaaactgcaCAATGTGAGAAACAATATGTAccttgtaatttgtttttggtaCTAACTACTACATTGcttacaaaaaattttttttaacgcgGACAACCTCATATTGAGTTACTATCGCCCATTGACATCGGCAATACCATGGACAGAGCCGCCGATACGAGGACATATCGCGTCGGACACACAGGATGTGAGTGAAGAGTGGTTCTATGTCGTTCGCCTCCTGCCTgctagatggcgttactgtGTTACTTGACACAAGATGgcgcttactttttttttttttattggcacattttttattattccttagatgaatgaacgagctcacagcccacccggtgttaagtggttaccggagcccatagacgtataccatgtaaatgccgccacacaccttgagacataagttcaaaggtttcagtttttacagtataagggctgcctcacccttcaaactcaaagacattactgcttcgcttcagataggcagggcggtggtacctacccgtgcagactcacaagaggtcctgccaccagtaactacgcaaattacaatttggcgggtttgattttattacacgatgttattctttcatcgtggaagtcaatcgtgaacatttgttaagtacgtatttcattagaaacattggtacccgcctgcgggattcgaacaccggtgcatcgctacatacgaattcaccggacgtcttatcctttaggccacgacgacttaaattcaATATCTACAAATACAAACTCCACTCACGCGGTATACTCGTTGAGGTCTTAATCAATCTCTGTTTATTACTCGTTTCCGAAGAGCTCTTAATGTTGGCTGGCAGACGTCCTGAAAATGGcgacaacaataaaatacttgGTACGTAAGGCTAGTAGATAGAAGCAGCTTGTATGTACTTTTCAGTATTCTGATGtttaaacgagctcacagcccacctggtgttaagtggttactggagcccgtagacatctacaacgtaaatgcaccacgcaccttgagatatgagttctaaggtctcaagtattgttacaacggctgccccgcccttcagaccgaaacgcattactgcttcacggcagaaagaagcagggtgctggtacctacccgcgcggactcacaagagatcctaccaccagtaataacaatTCTGACAGCCGTCGCCTGTCAGAACCACACGAGTGGTCTACATGATTAGCAGTCAGGACTTCGCTTTGTATATGAGACAGGACTATGGGGCCAAATATAACTGACCAAGAAACTTCATCTCAGATCAATGTACAGCTTTTGAAAATAGCAATTTTctagtgaaacttctttaggcgcgttgagagtaaaatttaactcgcgacagattcgttacggctagagagagaagatacaatttaggacgagcgagagtgagagaaCAGATatagcgtctcgcgaaccactcgaccttgGAGAGAGGGAGAGGACAGAGCGAGCTAGATCGTTTCTTTCATGCACATTCTGTTtgcgggcgtcggccactagaggGCCCGTTGTTAGTtcctcattgctcctgtagatggcagtaacatgttaacttatattttattttaatgaaggatttaaaaaaaaaggtttgtttttctagatataatttaaaataaatggtgaagaggtcgtttctcttatacaaagCATtctctattacaagagaaatttgatttaagggtaaaaaatgaagaaaaccacaatactacacaccgcaaaagaaatTTCACTTCTATCACGTGCACAAAGTTGCACGTgcaccattttttttacttttaaataaacatgattttttttgcaTCCTCCAGCTGTAGCTAATGTAGTAATTGACTGATATTGTCGtgatttacaaaaacaatttaggttaatattttgttttatattgtacGACTAATTTTTATTGGTCTACTGTAGCTATAGCAATATGAAATTGGTGAATTTCGCTATCTACATTTAGACATTACGTTTACAACGTGTGAGCACTTATCGTCTATTAGGCTACGAATTCATTCgatattgttaataaaaaaaaatgaaggtaCTAAGAACTTACTCGGACTTATTCTTAGCATGTTCTTCTTGATAATACTATCCACGACCGGGGAAGAAACCTTCTGGGGTATCTTGGATTTCTTAGCCGCGTCTGTGTTGCCAGCACTCAGGACATTATTGTTGCCAGCCTTAATTTTACTGCTTGGATTCTTATGAGACTTTATCAATATCTTTTTCtgtatctttttattttgtaaatcgtTTTTCTGTTTATCTCTTGAGTTATCTACATTGATGTTGGCTACGTTTTCCCTTTTATTGGGTGTGATATGTTTATTTCTCTCTGTTACTTTTTCGATTAATTCATTAccattattcttattattagtATTCATAACATTCTTATCGTTTTCATTCAAGTTTAATTTCTCGGTTCTACTTTTAATTGCGGCAACATTTTTTGAGGTAGATTTAATTTCAGCACTGGCAACACTAGACTTTTCCGCTAGCCGAGACTTGTGTGTGGGAATTTTTTTGGATGCTGCGCTGCTCTTTACACTCTTCACGTTAACCTCTGAGTTTGAACTCTGCTTGTTTCCACGACCTCCATTCTCAGCAATAGGCTTTTTTATCATTTGAGCTTTTTCAAGTTCAGTGTTACCAGAACTTTTGTCTTTATTAGTACTTTGACTGGTAACGACATTTTTTGTGGTcgcttcaaaattatttttcttactaTCTATATTATCAACTAAATTGTGAATATTTATGTTGTCCGATTGATTTTCCGTGGTATCATCGGGGGCGCTTTTACCTTTTTTAGCACTGACATTGGCGGTGTCAGGCTGAGATCTTTTAAGGCTTTTTGAGGGTTTTTTTGCCAGTTTCCTCGGTATCTCCTTGGGTGGGGCCATGATGTTTGGCGCTGGGTCTCCGTCGAGGGCGTCCTGTCTGGTGTCCAGGCGACTTGGCTCCACCGTCTCCTGTCCATTCACCTCGAGGCATACGGTTATGATTTTTGACAGTAAGAGGGTGCGTTCGTCGGTGGAGAGCGCCGGGTCGGACAGCTGCTTGTGGGCCTCCGATATTTTAGCAACGTAGGACTCGTCTGTGTGAAAGAATTAcgaataattaaagtaaacacGACCTTAAGTCATTTAGGGCTGAGCTTCATTGGCATTCTCTTGCCCTTCTCGCAGtcatttgcggtaggcagcggcttggctctgcccctggtattgctgatgtccatgggcgacggtaaccactcaccattaggtgggccgtatgatcgtttgcctacaaaggcattaaaaaaaaagtgtgtgcgtacaaagtacacatgtcagaagtgaaacttttttggcgaactaatttataagtcttacttatatttatacaaatctaaaactttagatttccgagacttagaggaagggaaaaaggaagatatgttcccgccaaaagtctgtcgaatgtcaatctcaaacctcagtgttgacagtcacattatgtttagatttctaaattgtaaatgactaatattttgccaattgaattgactaatttaatgtcatgctatttgattaatgttccaaattcttttcatttcatttcaattcctattaacatttttcacaaaaaaattataaaatattaggctgtgtggtatgatacatttgcctttccagttggaaaaatacaacaactactactagtgacatttgacaagtacttaatttcaatagtagtttgatgtcacttccgttgcatacctgcgtgacgttctgtaaaaattttaccctcatgcgcctaaagaagtttcatttcaaaaagAAATAGTAGATATTATGAATGTTAGAAATGTGTTGATTTGTTCATACATACTCATATATTCTAGATCGAATTTCATTCTGTGGTAGAAAGGAGCCACCGCTGAGACCTTGTTCTCCAGGCGCCAGTGGACTTCCAGAAGGTTCGCGCATCTCAACAGATAACCACCTTCGGCCTGAAACACGATTtaagttattataattaattaactgcCATGAGAACTAACAAATCAATTCTAATGGAGCTAAACACTCTATTATAAGGCTCTCTGCCATATTATACCaggaatgagtttttttttattgcttacatgggcggacgagctcacagccctcctggtgttaagtggttactggagcccatgggcatctacaacgtaaatgcgccacccaccttgagatataagtgcgtGGGTGTGGTCCACTCACCGCAGGCTCCATGTACAGAGAGGACTCGTACTTCTCCGCGAGTCTGGCCAGGGACGTCCGACGCGATCTATACGCCACCGAATAACTCTTCAACACCTGGAATAGTCATTCGAGATTattgaaagaaagaaatcatttctTCGCTAAGCATATAGGAGAACATTGGTCAGTCGATGGttgaatgcaaatatttaattaattattttctatttactacgttattctgtttttttttttctctcaaattgttgttatttttgtttttgttttacgttttactttaattatttaattccagGCGATGCGACGCCCCAATCGTTTGTAGTTATTTAAATGcggagacatttaaatggtgtttagttgtaagtttagactttatatagtttaagttcactTGTTTGTCttccgaataaaataaaataaaataaataaatatgagggTAAATGAGTTATCACAGAAGTTAAAGGCAgagtgtatgctttgtcattatttgacatgcgaattttagtacagtgcaagatattatgaTAATACATAATTTACCATTCACTCATACATAATtgaacaaataatttaataaaaccatttattttgaattgtcGTCCCAAAGAAAATCATttgtgtgataataattttcacaattttttttttattgccttgttaggcagacgagcgtacggcccacctgatggtgagtggttaccgtcgcccatggacttcagcaatgccaagggcagagccaagccgctgcctacaaactaacaagattatcttttagtttttatgttttagttaactatgaatgtgataTTGGAGTTAATAGTATAGAAACTCCTTATCAAAAGAAAACATATACATAGAAAGCAGTGACAAGAGGTGTCATAAGAATAAGTGAAGAAATGTCTGTCACTTCGTGaagtaaaatataacaataaaactgtGATTTcgataataaattcaaaaaaatcgacgtaactaatactaatatataaaagtgTGTTAGTATATTATTTCGTAACTGCCTGCACTCTGCTACAGAGAATCTTAAATCATATCATGTGAGAGAAGCAatgggagaagaagaagaagattactTCGGTGTGCCgcataggtcaccggtgacctacaagaATATCAACCTATAAGAGAACCCAAGTTTAGCTTGAGAACAAAGATAAAATACCTCAACAACATCGCTGGGTCTGGTCAGATGTGGTAGCACAGATTTGGCTAGTTCGGTTTCGTGAGCCGCCTTCACCAGTATCACACAGAGCTTTCGATACGAAGGCGCAGAGAACTTACGATCCTGAAAATTTGATCATTGAAATGACCGTTACCAATAAACTGTTGTATGAGAATTttatacattataatttattatacatttcaaacatctaatcgttttttttcttctatctaTGCTATTAGTATTGATGGAATATACTAGCCTCATCGTGCGtacactggatcggaatcacaACCCCCTGAGGAGGGCCGGTAAAAAACTCAGGGTGTTTTATCTGTAGgttaagtttttactggtggtaggacctcttctgagtccgcgcgggtaggtaccaccaccctgcctagttctgccgtgaagcagtaatgcgtttcgatgtGAAGGGTGGGGAACCCGTTGTAACAATCCTTGAGACcatagagcttatatctcaaggtgggtggcgcatttacgttgtagatgtctatggactccagtaaccacttaacaccacccatctaagcaataaaaaaaacaaaaattaaaggttaaatttaaaatatgaacTTACTGGTTGATGCATATAGAACTGAACCGAGAACGGAACTAGATCGATTCTACAGTCGGCTGTCACTTCACGCCATGCACCTGATTCAGTAACCGGTGGCTCTCtgttatattacaaaaaaaaatggttttaataaGAATTGAGAAACAGCAGTCTCAATCCGAGTTTGTCAATAACACAATGAGAAATAGCAttggctaataataataatagaatccATGCTGGTGGTGGGGTATTGGTGCCACCGTCACAAGTCTGCTGTAAAGCGACAATCttaatatatgtaaattacTTGTCAGATTGTTTGTCCGCGATAGtcacctaaactactgaaccgatttcaattttttttcttttcaaatatgtattttgttccaacttacggcataggatggtttttcatttcaattaatggtcgcaatatttattaatttacaataaaacgaTTTCTTATgctgattattgttattaattggagtttcataagtctaaaacagatggcgccttaaatcagtttttacagacaattgtaatacaATGTTGTAAGACAATGTTTGACTAGCCAATGCCtacgcgcgcattgctgttagcgtggaccattatgttacttatgacgacgcttgcagctgaaagtaagtattgtactttttgacgaagcatgttgctgataactttatttctgtaatctgacgaagcatgttgcggataataacatgtacttttaggttaggaatattgtgtttttttttttttataataaataaattgattttaataatagagccataaattaaaatttataaaattgtaatactgtctgacattgATATCtcctagatggcgctgtgttaaaaatataaacgtttcacataagctacaatttaatgcaTAAACACCACATGTTGCTGAGACtaaagtataaattaaatttatttcatagtaAGCACAAtgcagtgaaatccaattgttcttattttgttaatttttggtattagcatagccggccatGTGTTGTATAGAAACAAAAATCTTAgtcacagcaacgtgtggccggatCTGCTAGTGCACTATGATTTCTAAGATGTGACAGACATGATGGCGGCCTGATACAGACTTAGTATCACTGCAATATCATACACCCAACTAGAAACAAAAGTCTCATAGACACATGTATTCGTCAAACTCACCCTTCCAATTCTGGCTCAGTTACCATCACATTAACTTCCGATTGCAGAACTTGAAGATTAGTTAGTTCTTGTGTAGCCTGCAGACAGGTCTGTAGTGATGACTGAAGAAGTTTCAATTGGCTTACAGTTGGACCTGGATCGATTGACAATGTGAAACCATCTTCAGAGCCTGAGCTGTAAATTCacataattttgtattaaatcgGTGTGtagactaaaatatttttattattattgccccTGTATGCAGACGGTCTATATGATGGT harbors:
- the LOC101736968 gene encoding probable serine/threonine-protein kinase tsuA isoform X2, with translation MVTEPELEGEPPVTESGAWREVTADCRIDLVPFSVQFYMHQPDRKFSAPSYRKLCVILVKAAHETELAKSVLPHLTRPSDVVEVLKSYSVAYRSRRTSLARLAEKYESSLYMEPAAEGGYLLRCANLLEVHWRLENKVSAVAPFYHRMKFDLEYMNESYVAKISEAHKQLSDPALSTDERTLLLSKIITVCLEVNGQETVEPSRLDTRQDALDGDPAPNIMAPPKEIPRKLAKKPSKSLKRSQPDTANVSAKKGKSAPDDTTENQSDNINIHNLVDNIDSKKNNFEATTKNVVTSQSTNKDKSSGNTELEKAQMIKKPIAENGGRGNKQSSNSEVNVKSVKSSAASKKIPTHKSRLAEKSSVASAEIKSTSKNVAAIKSRTEKLNLNENDKNVMNTNNKNNGNELIEKVTERNKHITPNKRENVANINVDNSRDKQKNDLQNKKIQKKILIKSHKNPSSKIKAGNNNVLSAGNTDAAKKSKIPQKVSSPVVDSIIKKNMLRISPRRLPANIKSSSETSNKQRLIKTSTSIPRLLKPTSKIK
- the LOC101736968 gene encoding phosphatidylinositol 3-kinase 3 isoform X1; translated protein: MPINKIHYDKKTLLLEKQSLLDNIVYCETRIAELLTKKCTNYIEDSDSSGSEDGFTLSIDPGPTVSQLKLLQSSLQTCLQATQELTNLQVLQSEVNVMVTEPELEGEPPVTESGAWREVTADCRIDLVPFSVQFYMHQPDRKFSAPSYRKLCVILVKAAHETELAKSVLPHLTRPSDVVEVLKSYSVAYRSRRTSLARLAEKYESSLYMEPAAEGGYLLRCANLLEVHWRLENKVSAVAPFYHRMKFDLEYMNESYVAKISEAHKQLSDPALSTDERTLLLSKIITVCLEVNGQETVEPSRLDTRQDALDGDPAPNIMAPPKEIPRKLAKKPSKSLKRSQPDTANVSAKKGKSAPDDTTENQSDNINIHNLVDNIDSKKNNFEATTKNVVTSQSTNKDKSSGNTELEKAQMIKKPIAENGGRGNKQSSNSEVNVKSVKSSAASKKIPTHKSRLAEKSSVASAEIKSTSKNVAAIKSRTEKLNLNENDKNVMNTNNKNNGNELIEKVTERNKHITPNKRENVANINVDNSRDKQKNDLQNKKIQKKILIKSHKNPSSKIKAGNNNVLSAGNTDAAKKSKIPQKVSSPVVDSIIKKNMLRISPRRLPANIKSSSETSNKQRLIKTSTSIPRLLKPTSKIK